One segment of Geomonas ferrireducens DNA contains the following:
- a CDS encoding acetate kinase translates to MLILTLNCRRFSAQYQLYDWNRQALLATGKVERIVVGDSFVTHRVPGQDPRHLDGECADHKDALQLILNTLTNDRDGVISDVAQITAVGHRVVHGGERFTKSVLIDENVVDAIKEVATLAPLHNNPNLAGIRASQALLPGVPQVAIFDTAFHQTMPEMAYIYPLPYEWYKNHGIRRYGFHGQSHSHAARRGAELIGKPLEECNMITVHTGNGVSLCALRNGASVDTSMGLTPLEGVMMGTRCGDIDAGIIPFMVNEAGVSATELDLFLNQKSGLAGIVGRRVSRRTVVDEAVVGDARCQLALDMETYRLRKYLGAYIAVTGKPDAIVFTYGEDWEDWPVRGMALSGMEHFDIKVDLKKDEEALKGEREMLISAEDSGVKVFAIPSGEDMVLNEDVAAIMGWQ, encoded by the coding sequence ATGCTAATTCTCACCCTGAACTGCCGAAGGTTCTCGGCACAGTACCAACTTTACGACTGGAACAGGCAGGCCCTTCTGGCGACCGGCAAGGTGGAGCGGATCGTGGTCGGGGACTCCTTCGTGACGCACAGGGTGCCGGGGCAGGACCCGAGGCACCTGGACGGCGAGTGCGCCGATCACAAGGATGCGCTGCAGTTGATCCTGAACACGCTTACCAACGACAGAGATGGCGTCATCTCCGATGTCGCCCAAATTACCGCAGTCGGCCACCGCGTGGTGCACGGCGGCGAACGCTTCACCAAATCGGTGCTCATCGACGAAAACGTCGTCGATGCCATCAAGGAGGTGGCGACCCTAGCGCCTCTGCACAACAACCCGAACCTGGCCGGTATTCGCGCGTCCCAGGCGCTCCTGCCGGGGGTCCCCCAGGTCGCCATCTTCGATACCGCCTTCCATCAGACCATGCCAGAGATGGCCTACATCTACCCGCTTCCCTACGAGTGGTACAAAAATCACGGCATCAGGCGCTACGGCTTCCACGGGCAGTCCCATTCGCACGCGGCGCGGAGGGGTGCGGAGTTGATCGGCAAGCCGCTCGAGGAATGCAACATGATCACCGTGCACACCGGCAACGGCGTCTCGCTTTGTGCCCTGCGCAACGGTGCGTCCGTCGACACCAGCATGGGGCTTACCCCGCTGGAGGGTGTCATGATGGGGACCCGCTGCGGCGACATCGACGCCGGGATCATCCCGTTCATGGTGAACGAGGCGGGGGTCTCGGCGACCGAGCTCGACCTGTTCCTGAACCAGAAGAGCGGCCTCGCCGGCATCGTAGGGCGTCGCGTGAGCCGCCGGACCGTCGTGGACGAGGCGGTGGTCGGCGACGCCCGTTGCCAGCTTGCCCTCGATATGGAGACCTACCGTCTGCGCAAGTACCTGGGGGCCTACATCGCCGTCACCGGCAAGCCGGATGCCATCGTCTTCACCTACGGTGAGGATTGGGAGGACTGGCCGGTGCGCGGCATGGCGCTGAGCGGGATGGAGCACTTCGACATCAAGGTCGACCTGAAAAAGGACGAGGAAGCGCTCAAGGGCGAGCGGGAGATGCTGATCAGCGCGGAGGACTCGGGTGTCAAGGTGTTCGCGATACCGAGCGGCGAGGATATGGTGCTCAACGAGGACGTAGCCGCCATCATGGGCTGGCAGTAG
- a CDS encoding endonuclease/exonuclease/phosphatase family protein, with protein sequence MKLHLLLAINATYIILIAALTLLNRVGPDRFWMAALNFYLPQLIWALPGLLLAPLTFRYARLWAMLPVAGILWVLGPVMGWHWSWQPRSAVASGPVLRVMTWNIKYGNCDMTPLIAELRRSRPDIMLFQDAPNIGRGPLTDYLSGWQVVNRGQYVVASRYPLSAVQLHELPYQEEKGESFLRCVVRVGSRNISIYNVHFKTPRWSLNAFRKASSGAWYIPQAVDLFEGNVQTRILQAERVAEFLGQERGDCIVAGDFNSPDQSLVCEIIRRAGFVDAFTQSGRGYGYTYGHNVLQYRVPSIRASWMRIDHIMTTSGLKAQRCWVGTRQASDHRPVTAEFLLANLRRTLQ encoded by the coding sequence ATGAAGCTGCACCTCCTTCTGGCCATAAACGCCACCTACATCATCCTCATTGCCGCTCTCACCCTTTTGAACCGGGTCGGCCCGGACCGTTTTTGGATGGCGGCGCTGAACTTCTACCTACCCCAGCTGATCTGGGCACTTCCCGGCCTTCTGCTCGCCCCGTTGACCTTTCGCTATGCGCGCCTGTGGGCCATGTTGCCGGTTGCTGGCATCCTGTGGGTGCTGGGGCCTGTCATGGGGTGGCACTGGTCATGGCAGCCTCGCAGCGCGGTGGCTTCCGGTCCGGTCCTCAGGGTGATGACCTGGAACATCAAGTACGGCAACTGCGACATGACGCCGCTCATCGCTGAACTTAGGCGCAGTCGCCCTGACATAATGCTTTTCCAGGATGCACCAAACATCGGCAGGGGCCCCCTAACCGATTACCTGTCGGGGTGGCAGGTGGTGAACCGCGGGCAGTACGTCGTCGCGAGCCGGTACCCCCTCTCCGCCGTCCAACTGCATGAGCTCCCCTATCAAGAGGAGAAGGGGGAATCCTTCCTGCGCTGCGTCGTTAGGGTTGGCTCCCGGAACATCTCTATCTACAACGTCCACTTCAAGACACCAAGGTGGAGCTTGAACGCCTTCCGCAAGGCAAGTTCGGGCGCCTGGTACATACCCCAGGCTGTCGATCTTTTCGAAGGGAACGTTCAGACGAGGATTCTGCAGGCAGAACGTGTCGCCGAGTTCCTGGGGCAGGAGCGGGGCGATTGCATCGTTGCCGGCGACTTCAACTCTCCGGACCAGTCGCTCGTCTGCGAGATCATCAGACGCGCCGGGTTTGTCGACGCCTTCACGCAAAGCGGCAGGGGGTACGGCTACACCTATGGTCACAACGTTTTACAATACAGGGTGCCGTCCATCCGCGCTTCATGGATGCGCATCGACCACATCATGACGACTTCCGGCTTGAAGGCCCAGCGTTGCTGGGTCGGCACCCGTCAGGCCTCCGACCACCGCCCTGTGACGGCGGAGTTCCTCCTCGCCAACCTGCGCCGGACGCTCCAGTAG
- the pabB gene encoding aminodeoxychorismate synthase component I produces MPQFPAYLHGFAFARQVGEIRAATPAEVGPAFEALERQVAAGLHAAGFVCYEAASGLNEALPAGSPHAMPLLWFGLYEERRAEPFPRHDTPFCCTDWHPSLGEEQYRSAVETIRELIAAGETYQVNFTLRQRFAFDGCPRSFFSELCRSQPTPYNCYLECDRWRILSASPELFFSLTGERLVTRPMKGTAPRGRWWEEDVARREQLRQTPKEAAENLMIVDLLRNDMGMVSRTGSVRVTSLFDVESHPTVHQMTSTIESRLNEGVTPRQLFETLFPCGSVTGAPKRRSMEIIDRLEGDPRGLYTGSLGYFSPGGEAKFSVAIRTAVIDSEAGCGEIGIGSGITWDATPEAEYRECLEKGRFAREKRPEFHLIESVLHEEGSYFLLERHMERLTRSAGYFSFPFDAAAAQRTLAEAATALDCARRYKVRFLLFPDGTTSCDATEIPEPTNEMKAAFAQQRVDSSDPFLYHKTSRRELYQQELSRRIGVQEVIFLNERDEITEGTYSNVVARIDGHHYTPSLSCGLLPGTLREELLARGEIVEKVLKREDLERAEALYLVNSVRKWRKATLVLD; encoded by the coding sequence ATGCCGCAGTTTCCGGCCTACCTGCACGGCTTCGCCTTCGCGCGCCAAGTGGGCGAGATCCGCGCTGCCACACCGGCCGAAGTGGGACCGGCCTTCGAGGCGCTGGAGCGCCAGGTGGCGGCGGGTCTCCACGCCGCCGGCTTTGTCTGCTACGAGGCGGCCTCGGGCCTCAACGAAGCGCTCCCCGCCGGCTCCCCCCACGCCATGCCGCTTTTGTGGTTCGGGCTCTACGAGGAGCGCCGCGCCGAACCGTTCCCACGGCACGACACCCCTTTTTGCTGCACCGACTGGCATCCCTCACTCGGAGAGGAGCAGTACCGAAGCGCGGTTGAAACGATCCGGGAGCTGATCGCAGCGGGTGAGACCTACCAGGTCAACTTCACCCTGCGCCAGCGCTTCGCCTTCGACGGTTGCCCACGCTCCTTCTTCAGCGAACTCTGCCGCAGCCAGCCCACACCCTACAACTGCTACCTAGAGTGCGACCGATGGCGCATCCTCTCCGCCTCCCCCGAACTTTTCTTCTCCCTCACGGGCGAAAGGCTCGTCACCCGTCCGATGAAGGGTACTGCGCCGCGCGGGCGCTGGTGGGAAGAGGACGTCGCACGGAGAGAACAGTTGCGCCAGACCCCGAAGGAAGCGGCGGAAAACCTGATGATCGTCGACCTTTTACGCAATGACATGGGGATGGTGTCGCGGACCGGATCGGTCCGGGTGACCTCGCTCTTCGACGTGGAGAGCCACCCGACGGTGCACCAGATGACCTCCACGATCGAGTCGCGCCTCAACGAAGGGGTGACGCCGCGGCAACTGTTCGAGACTCTCTTCCCCTGCGGCTCGGTGACCGGAGCGCCCAAACGCAGGAGCATGGAGATCATCGACCGGCTGGAGGGTGACCCGCGCGGGCTATACACCGGTAGTCTCGGTTACTTCTCCCCCGGCGGGGAGGCAAAGTTCAGTGTCGCCATCAGGACCGCCGTCATCGACAGCGAGGCTGGGTGCGGCGAGATCGGCATCGGCAGCGGAATCACCTGGGATGCCACCCCCGAGGCGGAGTACCGCGAATGCCTGGAGAAGGGGCGTTTCGCCCGGGAGAAGAGGCCCGAGTTCCACCTGATCGAGTCAGTTCTGCACGAGGAAGGAAGCTATTTCCTGCTGGAGCGGCATATGGAGCGCCTCACCCGTTCCGCAGGCTACTTCTCCTTCCCGTTCGACGCGGCCGCTGCGCAGCGGACCTTGGCAGAGGCGGCCACCGCCCTGGACTGCGCGCGACGCTACAAGGTGCGTTTTCTACTCTTTCCCGACGGCACCACGAGCTGCGATGCGACGGAAATCCCTGAGCCAACCAATGAAATGAAGGCCGCCTTCGCCCAACAGCGCGTCGACTCGAGCGATCCCTTTCTCTACCACAAGACTAGCCGCCGGGAGCTGTACCAGCAGGAGCTTTCCAGGCGAATCGGGGTGCAAGAGGTGATCTTTCTCAACGAACGGGACGAGATCACCGAAGGGACCTACAGCAACGTTGTCGCGCGGATCGACGGCCACCACTACACCCCTTCGCTGTCGTGCGGGCTTCTCCCGGGGACCCTGCGCGAGGAGTTGCTCGCGCGCGGTGAGATCGTGGAGAAGGTCCTGAAGCGGGAGGACCTCGAGCGGGCCGAGGCGCTTTATTTGGTAAACTCGGTGCGCAAGTGGCGCAAGGCGACGCTGGTTCTCGATTGA
- a CDS encoding polysaccharide deacetylase family protein encodes MKLISEETIARAYYRVKPLMSRRLQIVLRRIVAKSKRYFFRSIWPIDPKAGTTPPGFGGWPEGRRFSVVLTHDVDTARGLTRCENLMALEQELGFRSSFNFVAHDYDLPAALRHKLVAEGFEVGVHGLEHNRKLYDSPEVFAEHAVQINRYLKEWGAVGFRSPCVYHNFDWLHGLDILYEASAFDTDPFEPQSDGLRTIFPVHHTKVPGREYVVLPYTLPQDFTMFILFREKNIRIWKEKLRWIAEHGGMALLITHPDYMNFDGNPGFEEYPSDFYRELLMHIKTEYEGQYWHLLPHEMATFWNESAGKTCPEAENGTSPEARLDGNSKDAKDCSGAALGESR; translated from the coding sequence ATGAAGCTGATCAGCGAAGAGACCATTGCGCGCGCCTACTACCGAGTCAAGCCGTTGATGTCGCGCCGGCTGCAGATCGTCCTGCGCAGGATCGTCGCCAAGTCCAAGCGCTACTTCTTCCGGTCGATATGGCCGATAGATCCCAAGGCCGGCACTACCCCGCCGGGGTTCGGCGGGTGGCCCGAGGGGAGGCGCTTCTCCGTCGTGCTGACCCATGATGTCGATACGGCGCGCGGCCTGACACGGTGCGAAAATCTCATGGCGCTTGAACAGGAACTCGGCTTTCGGTCCTCTTTCAACTTCGTTGCCCACGACTACGACCTTCCCGCTGCCCTGCGCCACAAGCTGGTTGCCGAAGGCTTCGAGGTCGGCGTGCATGGGTTAGAGCACAACCGTAAGTTGTACGACTCGCCGGAGGTCTTTGCGGAACATGCCGTGCAGATCAACCGATATCTGAAGGAATGGGGAGCCGTGGGGTTCCGTTCCCCATGTGTCTACCACAACTTCGACTGGCTTCACGGTCTGGATATCCTCTATGAGGCCTCCGCCTTCGACACGGACCCTTTTGAACCGCAGTCGGATGGCCTGAGAACGATCTTTCCTGTGCACCACACCAAGGTTCCCGGGCGGGAATACGTGGTGCTCCCCTACACCCTGCCGCAGGATTTCACCATGTTCATCCTGTTCCGCGAGAAGAACATTCGCATCTGGAAGGAGAAGCTCCGCTGGATCGCCGAGCACGGAGGCATGGCGCTGCTGATCACTCACCCCGATTACATGAACTTCGACGGCAATCCAGGATTCGAAGAGTATCCAAGCGATTTTTACCGCGAATTGCTGATGCACATCAAAACCGAATACGAGGGGCAGTACTGGCACCTGCTTCCCCATGAGATGGCCACTTTCTGGAACGAAAGCGCCGGTAAGACGTGCCCGGAAGCCGAAAACGGCACTTCCCCGGAAGCGAGGCTGGATGGAAACAGTAAAGATGCGAAGGATTGCTCCGGTGCTGCTTTGGGGGAATCCAGATGA
- a CDS encoding NAD(P)-dependent oxidoreductase: protein METYGFLGLGIMGSAMAKNLIKAGFKVKIWNRSPAKCEELAALGAEVAATPAEVASSCAITIAMLADPAAVREVCFGPQGVLEGVGAGRSYVDMSTVDAGTTKEIAAAVTARGGRFLEAPVSGSKKQAEDGTLIILSAGDRGLFDETVPLFETMGKKSLFLGEVGRGAEMKLIVNMVMGGMMTIFCEGMALAEKAGLDSADLLDVLDSGAMANPMFKLKGGQMTGGNFAPAFPLKHMQKDMRLAVALGDALGQPLFTAAAANENFKRAKAAGFADEDFCAVYKAIKS from the coding sequence ATGGAAACGTACGGTTTTCTGGGGCTAGGCATCATGGGAAGCGCCATGGCCAAAAACCTCATCAAGGCGGGCTTCAAGGTGAAGATCTGGAACCGTTCTCCGGCCAAGTGCGAAGAACTAGCCGCGCTGGGCGCCGAGGTCGCGGCAACACCGGCCGAGGTCGCGTCCTCCTGCGCCATCACCATCGCCATGCTGGCCGACCCGGCTGCGGTGCGCGAGGTCTGCTTCGGACCGCAGGGGGTGCTGGAAGGGGTCGGCGCCGGGCGCAGCTACGTCGACATGTCAACCGTTGACGCCGGCACCACGAAGGAGATCGCCGCGGCGGTGACCGCCAGAGGAGGCAGGTTTCTGGAGGCGCCCGTTTCCGGGAGCAAGAAACAGGCAGAGGACGGTACGCTGATCATCCTGTCCGCCGGCGACCGCGGCCTTTTCGATGAGACCGTTCCGCTCTTTGAGACGATGGGCAAAAAAAGCCTCTTTCTCGGCGAAGTGGGACGCGGCGCGGAGATGAAGCTCATCGTCAACATGGTCATGGGGGGGATGATGACCATATTCTGCGAGGGGATGGCGCTCGCCGAGAAGGCGGGGCTCGACAGCGCCGACCTCCTCGACGTGCTCGATTCGGGTGCCATGGCGAACCCGATGTTCAAGCTGAAGGGTGGACAGATGACCGGCGGCAACTTCGCCCCGGCTTTCCCACTCAAACACATGCAAAAGGACATGCGGCTTGCCGTCGCCTTGGGCGACGCGCTCGGGCAGCCGCTCTTCACCGCGGCAGCAGCCAATGAGAACTTCAAACGGGCCAAGGCAGCGGGTTTTGCGGATGAGGACTTCTGCGCCGTCTACAAGGCCATCAAGTCGTGA
- the metX gene encoding homoserine O-acetyltransferase MetX, with product MSYGIVTEQITTFDTELRLESGRILGPIDIAYETYGTLNEDRSNAILVTHAWTGSAHLAGRYSEDEKRGGWWDDIVGPGCLLDTDRYFVICSNVLGSCFGSTGPTSINPKTGKRYNLAFPVITVRDMVKAQTLLIDRLGIKKLFCVLGGSMGGMQALEWATQYPDRIASAVVLATTPRPSAQAISLNAVARWAIFNDPTWKKGEYRKNPKDGLALARGIGHITFLSDESMTAKFGRRFSARDGQFDFFGQFEVERYLNYNGYNFVDRFDANSFLYLAKALDLYDVAAGCESMEEAFAPVSAPMQFFAFTSDWLYPPAQTEEMVDTLNKLGKKTEYHLITSAYGHDAFLLEHQTFTPMVRQFLQGIKP from the coding sequence ATGTCCTACGGCATCGTGACAGAACAAATCACCACCTTCGACACCGAACTGCGCCTGGAAAGCGGCCGCATCCTCGGGCCGATCGATATCGCGTACGAAACCTACGGCACCCTCAACGAGGACCGCTCCAACGCCATCCTGGTCACCCACGCCTGGACCGGGAGCGCGCACCTCGCCGGGCGCTACAGCGAGGACGAGAAGCGAGGGGGGTGGTGGGACGACATCGTGGGACCCGGATGCCTGCTCGACACCGACCGCTACTTCGTCATCTGTTCCAACGTGCTTGGATCCTGCTTCGGCTCCACAGGTCCCACCTCGATCAACCCGAAGACCGGCAAGCGCTACAACCTCGCCTTCCCGGTGATCACCGTCCGCGACATGGTGAAGGCGCAGACCCTGCTCATCGACCGGCTCGGGATCAAGAAGCTCTTCTGCGTGTTAGGCGGGAGCATGGGAGGGATGCAGGCGCTCGAGTGGGCGACCCAGTATCCGGACCGGATCGCCTCCGCGGTGGTGCTCGCCACAACGCCGAGGCCGTCGGCACAGGCCATCTCGCTGAACGCCGTGGCACGCTGGGCCATCTTCAACGACCCGACCTGGAAGAAGGGGGAGTACCGCAAGAATCCCAAGGACGGCTTGGCGCTCGCCCGCGGCATCGGTCACATCACCTTCCTCTCCGACGAGTCGATGACCGCCAAGTTCGGGCGCCGCTTCTCGGCCCGCGACGGCCAGTTCGACTTCTTCGGACAGTTCGAGGTGGAGCGTTACCTCAACTACAACGGCTACAACTTCGTGGACCGCTTCGACGCCAACTCCTTCCTCTACCTCGCCAAGGCGCTCGACCTGTACGACGTCGCCGCCGGTTGCGAGTCGATGGAGGAGGCCTTCGCGCCGGTCTCGGCGCCGATGCAGTTCTTCGCCTTCACCTCCGACTGGCTCTACCCTCCCGCGCAGACCGAAGAGATGGTCGACACGCTGAATAAGCTGGGTAAAAAGACGGAGTACCACCTGATCACCTCGGCCTACGGCCACGACGCATTCCTCCTCGAACACCAGACTTTCACGCCGATGGTGCGGCAGTTCCTCCAAGGGATCAAGCCGTAG
- the recC gene encoding exodeoxyribonuclease V subunit gamma, protein MPLNIYTSNQMERLVDRLEKVVRAPRRAHSSPFEKELIVVQSKGMQRWLSMELAARIGVWANGEFLFPNKFVEQLFAKVLPGCPEEASLFSPEVMTWRVLGLLQQSAGKPGFEEIAGYLADDRDGLKRMQLARRIADTFDRYTIYRPEFLPAWEKGKEEHWQAQLWRALTDGVEEKHRARLLEEFRKALDAGSVPEERRISVIGIPSLPPFHLEILARVARHTEVNLFLLNPCRQYWGEIVSERELARLEKEGDGEEQWYETGNPLLASWGKLGRDFFEAIIDGCGEHEREDSFPPLPQGSLLHEVQADIVELRGADAGVRQVAPDDRSIEVHSCHSPMREVEVLHDTLLAMFDADPSLSPRDVLVMTPDIEAYAPYISAAFGNPEPGAERIPYSIADRSLKNEGEAAQALLSILALSGGRYGVATVIDILESPPVARRFNLSADELETVRDWLREANIRWGIDAAQRAEQGVPPFHENSWAAGLDRLLLGYAMSGDGRSFYNEILPFDNMEGGAALVLGRFMNFCDRLFAETRGLARLRTPAQWVPVLRQILDDFILPDRDGERELLSLIEIVKKLGTCGSEAGFEEEVGIEVVRYWLGEQLGSSERGLGFLTGGVTFCAMLPMRSIPFPVVALIGMDEGQFPRRNPAQGFDLMTRERRPGDRSPRDEDRYLFLEALLSARKRLHISYVGQSIKDNAELPPCVLVSELLDYLGRCFVTADGEKAGQVRHHPLQPFSPKYFSGADGFFSYSQQNCAGAVAKLSPPAPAAPFLASPLEPWEEEGTVTVKALTDFLCNPAKELLRRRLGIRIEEKDDPLEETEPFALGSLEKYQLEQEIVAAVLRGDELEVPFAVACARGDLPPGVCGAALYQKLGEPAAEFAEKVREACAGEPLTPLDIDLSLPAGRIVGRIEELRGDAMVRYRYTDLKAKDRLRLWVEHLVLNCVEAEGYPLESTFVAANGTVRTPAIEGCEAELNRLLELYRTGMRAPLKFFPETSLEYVKKSRDPKQAGKALSAAAGVWRGSDYKKGEGKDPYCRRCFGEVAPLDDEFQALALAVWEPILEHQAMKSVKKK, encoded by the coding sequence ATGCCCCTGAACATCTACACCAGCAATCAGATGGAGCGCCTGGTGGACCGCCTGGAAAAGGTGGTCCGCGCGCCGCGTCGCGCCCACTCTTCCCCTTTCGAGAAGGAGCTGATCGTGGTGCAGAGCAAGGGGATGCAGCGCTGGCTTTCCATGGAGCTCGCTGCCCGCATCGGGGTCTGGGCAAACGGCGAATTCCTCTTCCCCAACAAGTTCGTGGAGCAGCTCTTCGCGAAGGTGCTCCCGGGGTGCCCCGAAGAAGCCTCCCTCTTCTCCCCGGAAGTGATGACGTGGCGGGTGCTGGGACTTTTGCAGCAATCGGCGGGAAAGCCGGGATTCGAGGAGATCGCGGGGTATCTTGCCGACGACCGCGACGGGCTTAAGCGCATGCAGCTTGCCCGGCGCATCGCCGACACCTTCGACCGCTACACCATCTACCGCCCTGAATTCCTGCCGGCATGGGAAAAAGGGAAGGAAGAACACTGGCAGGCGCAGCTTTGGCGCGCGCTCACCGACGGCGTTGAAGAGAAGCACCGCGCCCGCCTGCTGGAAGAATTCAGAAAAGCGCTCGATGCCGGAAGCGTCCCCGAAGAGCGCCGCATCTCCGTAATCGGCATACCGTCGCTCCCCCCCTTCCACCTCGAGATCCTGGCCCGCGTCGCCCGTCACACCGAGGTGAACCTGTTCCTTTTGAACCCCTGTCGACAGTACTGGGGGGAGATCGTGTCGGAGCGGGAACTGGCCCGGCTGGAGAAAGAGGGGGACGGAGAGGAGCAGTGGTACGAGACCGGGAACCCACTCCTCGCCTCCTGGGGGAAGCTCGGGCGGGACTTCTTCGAAGCAATCATCGACGGCTGCGGTGAACACGAGCGGGAAGACAGCTTCCCTCCCCTGCCGCAGGGCTCGCTTTTGCACGAGGTGCAGGCGGACATCGTCGAGCTGCGCGGAGCCGACGCCGGGGTACGCCAGGTGGCGCCGGACGACCGCTCCATCGAGGTGCACTCCTGCCACTCGCCGATGCGCGAGGTGGAGGTCCTCCATGACACGCTGCTCGCCATGTTCGACGCCGACCCGTCCCTCTCCCCACGCGACGTGCTGGTGATGACGCCGGACATCGAGGCGTACGCCCCGTACATCTCCGCGGCATTCGGCAATCCCGAGCCCGGTGCGGAGCGCATCCCCTATTCCATCGCGGACCGAAGCCTCAAGAACGAGGGGGAGGCGGCGCAGGCGCTGCTCTCCATCCTCGCCCTGAGCGGTGGGCGCTACGGCGTCGCGACCGTGATCGACATCCTCGAATCCCCGCCGGTTGCGCGGCGCTTCAACCTCTCGGCAGACGAGCTGGAGACGGTGCGCGACTGGCTGAGGGAAGCGAACATCAGGTGGGGTATCGACGCGGCGCAGCGGGCGGAACAGGGAGTCCCCCCCTTCCACGAGAACTCGTGGGCCGCGGGTCTCGACCGACTGCTCCTAGGCTACGCCATGAGCGGCGACGGCCGCTCATTCTACAACGAGATCCTACCCTTCGACAACATGGAGGGGGGCGCGGCGCTGGTGCTCGGGCGCTTCATGAACTTCTGCGACAGGCTGTTCGCCGAAACGAGGGGACTCGCCCGACTGCGGACCCCGGCACAGTGGGTCCCGGTACTGCGCCAGATCCTGGACGACTTCATCCTGCCGGACCGTGACGGGGAGCGCGAACTCCTTTCGCTGATCGAAATCGTGAAGAAGCTAGGCACGTGCGGCAGCGAAGCCGGTTTCGAGGAAGAGGTCGGCATCGAGGTGGTGCGCTACTGGCTTGGAGAGCAGTTAGGGAGCTCCGAGCGCGGCCTCGGCTTTCTCACCGGCGGCGTTACCTTCTGCGCCATGCTCCCAATGCGCAGCATCCCCTTCCCGGTGGTGGCCCTGATCGGAATGGACGAGGGGCAGTTCCCGCGCCGCAACCCTGCCCAGGGCTTTGACCTGATGACCAGGGAGCGCCGACCGGGCGACCGCTCGCCGCGCGACGAGGATCGCTACCTGTTCCTCGAGGCGCTCCTCTCCGCCCGCAAGCGGCTGCATATAAGCTACGTCGGGCAGAGCATCAAGGACAACGCCGAGCTTCCCCCTTGCGTGCTGGTGAGCGAACTCCTCGATTACCTCGGGCGTTGCTTCGTGACCGCCGATGGGGAGAAGGCGGGACAGGTGCGGCACCACCCGCTGCAGCCCTTCAGCCCGAAGTACTTCAGCGGCGCCGACGGTTTCTTCAGCTATTCGCAGCAAAACTGCGCCGGGGCCGTCGCCAAGCTCTCCCCTCCCGCTCCCGCCGCCCCCTTCCTGGCAAGTCCGCTGGAGCCATGGGAGGAGGAAGGGACCGTCACAGTCAAGGCGCTGACCGACTTTTTGTGCAACCCGGCAAAGGAGCTGTTGCGGCGCAGGCTCGGCATCCGCATCGAGGAAAAGGACGATCCGCTGGAAGAGACGGAACCGTTCGCGCTCGGCTCTTTGGAAAAGTACCAGCTGGAACAGGAGATCGTCGCGGCCGTGCTGCGCGGCGATGAACTCGAGGTCCCCTTCGCGGTGGCGTGCGCGCGCGGCGACCTTCCCCCCGGGGTGTGCGGTGCGGCGCTGTACCAGAAGCTCGGCGAACCGGCGGCGGAGTTCGCAGAAAAGGTGCGCGAGGCTTGCGCAGGCGAGCCCCTCACCCCGCTGGACATAGATCTGAGCCTCCCCGCCGGTCGCATCGTGGGGCGCATCGAGGAGCTGCGCGGCGACGCCATGGTGCGCTACCGCTACACCGACCTGAAGGCGAAGGACCGACTCCGGCTGTGGGTCGAGCACCTGGTGCTTAACTGCGTCGAGGCCGAAGGGTATCCCCTCGAGAGCACCTTCGTCGCCGCCAACGGCACCGTCCGCACCCCGGCCATTGAGGGTTGCGAGGCTGAGTTGAACCGGCTTCTCGAGCTCTACCGAACCGGCATGCGGGCGCCGCTCAAGTTCTTCCCGGAGACCTCGCTCGAGTACGTCAAGAAGAGCCGCGATCCGAAGCAGGCGGGAAAGGCGCTTTCCGCCGCCGCGGGAGTCTGGCGCGGTAGCGACTACAAGAAGGGGGAAGGAAAGGACCCGTACTGCCGCCGGTGCTTTGGCGAAGTCGCGCCGCTGGACGACGAGTTCCAGGCCCTCGCCCTCGCGGTTTGGGAGCCGATCCTGGAGCACCAGGCGATGAAGAGCGTGAAGAAAAAATGA